The genomic DNA CACCAGCAGGAATTGTGCGAACAATGCAAGCCAAAAGGGATCTTTCATCAAGAAGATTAGGCTCTGGAGTCTTTGCGGCAGCAGCCATCACATTAGTCTGCCTGCCGGAGATGAATGGCTCAGATAAGGCTGACCCAGTAGAATCCATAGCACTAGTTTCAGTATTGACTGTAGTAATGGGGGGTGATATATCAACATTGGAACTGGGTTGATCTGCGATTACTCCTTGGCTATCTGCTTCATAACCAGTCAAACTTAAAGCACCCTGCTCCTGCTCCAGTTTTAATCAGGGAGGATTAGAATATAGAACAAACATCCATTCTGACTCAAGCCACTAGCAAAAGATGGCAAACTACACATCCTTGGAGAATAAAGCCAGAGAAAACATGCAACCAGACCTTAGTATTATCAGTTTGCTGATGTTGATGCAGACTTAGAGAATCGCGAAATTGAGAAGAAATATGTTGGAGGATCTGCTCGGGCTTGGATACCAGGTGATTTTTCTCAATTGACTCAAGAACCTAGGCAGAAGAATATGCAGTGTCATGAGAGACATAAAAGGGGGTCAAGCAACAGTTGTGGTATCAAAAGTTGCAGCTAAGTCAAGCATGCTCTTGGGCAGTAAAAGACCTGTCGCTCCCCAGCAACTGAATGATTAACAGAATTGAGCTCCATATCTCCGCCGATATGAACATCCATAAATTCTCTCTGAGGAGTTTGTCCATTAGCAGCAATTTGATAGTCATACTTCAACTCCGAGCTCAATGGATTCTGATCACCTTGGGTCTGCGGGAGTTGACTATGGTTGGAAAGCTGGGAACCTTCAGATACACCCTGAAGATGACACAAAAAGGAAAGTTGAACAATTATTAGAGCCCAAATCATGTACCACtaaaaaatccaagaaaaaaaaatttatggcaAGTATTTCCTTACCTGTGCATTCTGCCATTCTTGAATTGCTGAAGCTGGTTGTATTGTTTGATAATGGCCCACATGGGTTTGAGGTACGTTATGATGCATGACAAATGGATGGACAGCCGTCACCTGTCCAGGTGGAACGTAGGCTGGTAATGCAAGAAGAGATGATGACGCTAATGGGAGACCAGCAACATGCTCACCCTACAGCAATGACCACTTAAAGATTGATGCTAAAGAAACAAGAAAACTCAAAAGAAATTTAGATGAAGATAAGATAAACAAAGGCATTTTACCGCATTCCCATTTGACGCAATAGAAGAATTGTCTGAATTGCCATTTGAAAGTCCCACAGATTGTCTACTAGATCCATTTGCATCCAGTTGAGTTCCATCTTTCTGCCCAAACTGAGAAGCCTCCTTTGAATTTACTGGTGGTACACGTGACTCACTAGTATAGGACCCACTTCTCTCCTTCGATTCAGCCAGCTCTAGTTGAAGCTGCTGTATTGTATGCAAATGGAATCTCTCCATCTCTATAAACTGAGATTGGCAGTGGAAAGCTAGTCAGTGTATTATGTGATTAACCACAAAGTAATCGGAAAAATGAAATGACGCAAGCATGTTAGATAGTGCAATTGAAAGCACAGACATAATATTTCATACGCAACCAAAAGTGCAAAGGAATCCAAGAGATGCAGGAACCTGTCTTTGCCAACCGAGCCAGAGCTGATTATATTGTTCATTGCGTTCTCTCAGTTCAGCCTGCAAGGAATGGGATTGCAATGCGTCCATCTCTTGAACACGAGCAATCCATGCTTGGGCCTCCCTCAATTGCTCATCCTTATAGATGATAGTTTCTTGAGCAACTCTATGCTGGAAAATCAGATACCAAATAAAAGATGTTACTCTCAAACTTAGGCAATCATCTAATAGTACATATGCTGATAACTTCTCATTTGGTCAAAAAGAACGAGTCTGTCAAGACAGCTGATTCCATTGCCTCAGCATCATTAAGTTAAATAGCGTGTAACCAAGTTTTATCTAATACCAGCTCAACAGGACCATAGATGAgtatcattaattattaaaataaataaccaaaaaaaagagagagagagaggaagcacCTGATCTTGCATCTCAATAAGTTGCCGCTCCTTATCTTGAAGATGTTCTTGAAGGTCATGTATCTGCTTTATGTGCTGAAGTCTCTCAGCTTCGGAATGGTCACGCTCTCTTCTGCGGGGGAGAGGAAGCATATGTATTGATTCATCCAGGATCACATAATCCAAGTAATGTTAATCTCatagaaaacaataaaaatgaTGGACTCGATGGCCAAAAAAGAGAGTCCATGCACCAGTAAGGAAGCTGGTTTCCTCATTCAATGAAAGACCCAACATTATAGAACTAAAATGTGTGCTAGTATAGAGATTCAACTGATATGATTTACAAATGATGCAATTAAGTTTTGAATTGTATAGCATGATGTAGAAGAAACAAAAGACACACCGAAATGTTGCTAGTTCCTTCTTTTGTTCTCTCAGCAGATCTTCCTTGGCCCAAGCCTGCCATATGCAAAGTAAAAAACATAGACATGTAAATATCTAACTGTCCAGAAAATGAAGTAGTATTAACGGGAATGATCTCCACTGACCGCTTCATTGTCCCTTTTGATAGCTAGAAGTTCCCTATCTTtctcttccattttcttttccaagtCACATATGATCTGCTCTTTCTCATGGAGTTGCTCCTGCAACACAAAGTTATCTCCTCTAAGAGAAATGAAATGATTTGCAGATTTCAAGGATATTCCAAGAGGATTATTTAATGGTTGACAATCTCAAATATTAGACGAGCATGAGACTGCGGAACTAATTGGTGCAACT from Punica granatum isolate Tunisia-2019 chromosome 2, ASM765513v2, whole genome shotgun sequence includes the following:
- the LOC116197000 gene encoding uncharacterized protein LOC116197000 isoform X3 — protein: MEATSGVAATRGGSLAMSSPRKEWRAVSEHQSVRKPVDEELGRSNLSQSDERTIYEVQQGREPLDVDFSSITMDGTSENDYLQQRLHAVARQREDLQQMEIDLRARMIARSEITSIRNSFEAQVKEHADAVVKLQEQLHEKEQIICDLEKKMEEKDRELLAIKRDNEAAWAKEDLLREQKKELATFRRERDHSEAERLQHIKQIHDLQEHLQDKERQLIEMQDQHRVAQETIIYKDEQLREAQAWIARVQEMDALQSHSLQAELRERNEQYNQLWLGWQRQFIEMERFHLHTIQQLQLELAESKERSGSYTSESRVPPVNSKEASQFGQKDGTQLDANGSSRQSVGLSNGNSDNSSIASNGNAGEHVAGLPLASSSLLALPAYVPPGQVTAVHPFVMHHNVPQTHVGHYQTIQPASAIQEWQNAQGVSEGSQLSNHSQLPQTQGDQNPLSSELKYDYQIAANGQTPQREFMDVHIGGDMELNSVNHSVAGERQVLESIEKNHLVSKPEQILQHISSQFRDSLSLHQHQQTDNTKGALSLTGYEADSQGVIADQPSSNVDISPPITTVNTETSAMDSTGSALSEPFISGRQTNVMAAAAKTPEPNLLDERSLLACIVRTIPAGGRIRISSTLPNRLGKMLSPLHWHDYKKKYGKLDDFVASHPEYFVIEGDIIQLREGAQEMIAAAAAIAKVAGAAAASAPHSSVLSSVAVTPVAQSYRPKSGSSMDGKDVAPPSVDSNPPTSQLLSAQNQHLNGLYFGSAGGPNVKILSKSKNPTDSNGLGLQSASASIGNGANLSSGGQSKGVSNGRPVPSFAGKPQGRMTGPVSTSRR
- the LOC116197000 gene encoding uncharacterized protein LOC116197000 isoform X4 — protein: MEATSGVAATRGGSLAMSSPRKEWRAVSEHQSVRKPVDEELGRSNLSQSDERTIYEGREPLDVDFSSITMDGTSENDYLQQRLHAVARQREDLQQMEIDLRARMIARSEITSIRNSFEAQVKEHADAVVKLQEQLHEKEQIICDLEKKMEEKDRELLAIKRDNEAAWAKEDLLREQKKELATFRRERDHSEAERLQHIKQIHDLQEHLQDKERQLIEMQDQHRVAQETIIYKDEQLREAQAWIARVQEMDALQSHSLQAELRERNEQYNQLWLGWQRQFIEMERFHLHTIQQLQLELAESKERSGSYTSESRVPPVNSKEASQFGQKDGTQLDANGSSRQSVGLSNGNSDNSSIASNGNAGEHVAGLPLASSSLLALPAYVPPGQVTAVHPFVMHHNVPQTHVGHYQTIQPASAIQEWQNAQGVSEGSQLSNHSQLPQTQGDQNPLSSELKYDYQIAANGQTPQREFMDVHIGGDMELNSVNHSVAGERQVLESIEKNHLVSKPEQILQHISSQFRDSLSLHQHQQTDNTKEQGALSLTGYEADSQGVIADQPSSNVDISPPITTVNTETSAMDSTGSALSEPFISGRQTNVMAAAAKTPEPNLLDERSLLACIVRTIPAGGRIRISSTLPNRLGKMLSPLHWHDYKKKYGKLDDFVASHPEYFVIEGDIIQLREGAQEMIAAAAAIAKVAGAAAASAPHSSVLSSVAVTPVAQSYRPKSGSSMDGKDVAPPSVDSNPPTSQLLSAQNQHLNGLYFGSAGGPNVKILSKSKNPTDSNGLGLQSASASIGNGANLSSGGQSKGVSNGRPVPSFAGKPQGRMTGPVSTSRR
- the LOC116197000 gene encoding uncharacterized protein LOC116197000 isoform X5, with translation MEATSGVAATRGGSLAMSSPRKEWRAVSEHQSVRKPVDEELGRSNLSQSDERTIYEVQQGREPLDVDFSSITMDGTSENDYLQQRLHAVARQREDLQQMEIDLRARMIARSEITSIRNSFEAQVKEHADAVVKLQEQLHEKEQIICDLEKKMEEKDRELLAIKRDNEAAWAKEDLLREQKKELATFRRERDHSEAERLQHIKQIHDLQEHLQDKERQLIEMQDQHRVAQETIIYKDEQLREAQAWIARVQEMDALQSHSLQAELRERNEQYNQLWLGWQRQFIEMERFHLHTIQQLQLELAESKERSGSYTSESRVPPVNSKEASQFGQKDGTQLDANGSSRQSVGLSNGNSDNSSIASNGNAVTAVHPFVMHHNVPQTHVGHYQTIQPASAIQEWQNAQGVSEGSQLSNHSQLPQTQGDQNPLSSELKYDYQIAANGQTPQREFMDVHIGGDMELNSVNHSVAGERQVLESIEKNHLVSKPEQILQHISSQFRDSLSLHQHQQTDNTKEQGALSLTGYEADSQGVIADQPSSNVDISPPITTVNTETSAMDSTGSALSEPFISGRQTNVMAAAAKTPEPNLLDERSLLACIVRTIPAGGRIRISSTLPNRLGKMLSPLHWHDYKKKYGKLDDFVASHPEYFVIEGDIIQLREGAQEMIAAAAAIAKVAGAAAASAPHSSVLSSVAVTPVAQSYRPKSGSSMDGKDVAPPSVDSNPPTSQLLSAQNQHLNGLYFGSAGGPNVKILSKSKNPTDSNGLGLQSASASIGNGANLSSGGQSKGVSNGRPVPSFAGKPQGRMTGPVSTSRR
- the LOC116197000 gene encoding uncharacterized protein LOC116197000 isoform X2; this translates as MEATSGVAATRGGSLAMSSPRKEWRAVSEHQSVRKPVDEELGRSNLSQSDERTIYEQGREPLDVDFSSITMDGTSENDYLQQRLHAVARQREDLQQMEIDLRARMIARSEITSIRNSFEAQVKEHADAVVKLQEQLHEKEQIICDLEKKMEEKDRELLAIKRDNEAAWAKEDLLREQKKELATFRRERDHSEAERLQHIKQIHDLQEHLQDKERQLIEMQDQHRVAQETIIYKDEQLREAQAWIARVQEMDALQSHSLQAELRERNEQYNQLWLGWQRQFIEMERFHLHTIQQLQLELAESKERSGSYTSESRVPPVNSKEASQFGQKDGTQLDANGSSRQSVGLSNGNSDNSSIASNGNAGEHVAGLPLASSSLLALPAYVPPGQVTAVHPFVMHHNVPQTHVGHYQTIQPASAIQEWQNAQGVSEGSQLSNHSQLPQTQGDQNPLSSELKYDYQIAANGQTPQREFMDVHIGGDMELNSVNHSVAGERQVLESIEKNHLVSKPEQILQHISSQFRDSLSLHQHQQTDNTKEQGALSLTGYEADSQGVIADQPSSNVDISPPITTVNTETSAMDSTGSALSEPFISGRQTNVMAAAAKTPEPNLLDERSLLACIVRTIPAGGRIRISSTLPNRLGKMLSPLHWHDYKKKYGKLDDFVASHPEYFVIEGDIIQLREGAQEMIAAAAAIAKVAGAAAASAPHSSVLSSVAVTPVAQSYRPKSGSSMDGKDVAPPSVDSNPPTSQLLSAQNQHLNGLYFGSAGGPNVKILSKSKNPTDSNGLGLQSASASIGNGANLSSGGQSKGVSNGRPVPSFAGKPQGRMTGPVSTSRR
- the LOC116197000 gene encoding uncharacterized protein LOC116197000 isoform X1 produces the protein MEATSGVAATRGGSLAMSSPRKEWRAVSEHQSVRKPVDEELGRSNLSQSDERTIYEVQQGREPLDVDFSSITMDGTSENDYLQQRLHAVARQREDLQQMEIDLRARMIARSEITSIRNSFEAQVKEHADAVVKLQEQLHEKEQIICDLEKKMEEKDRELLAIKRDNEAAWAKEDLLREQKKELATFRRERDHSEAERLQHIKQIHDLQEHLQDKERQLIEMQDQHRVAQETIIYKDEQLREAQAWIARVQEMDALQSHSLQAELRERNEQYNQLWLGWQRQFIEMERFHLHTIQQLQLELAESKERSGSYTSESRVPPVNSKEASQFGQKDGTQLDANGSSRQSVGLSNGNSDNSSIASNGNAGEHVAGLPLASSSLLALPAYVPPGQVTAVHPFVMHHNVPQTHVGHYQTIQPASAIQEWQNAQGVSEGSQLSNHSQLPQTQGDQNPLSSELKYDYQIAANGQTPQREFMDVHIGGDMELNSVNHSVAGERQVLESIEKNHLVSKPEQILQHISSQFRDSLSLHQHQQTDNTKEQGALSLTGYEADSQGVIADQPSSNVDISPPITTVNTETSAMDSTGSALSEPFISGRQTNVMAAAAKTPEPNLLDERSLLACIVRTIPAGGRIRISSTLPNRLGKMLSPLHWHDYKKKYGKLDDFVASHPEYFVIEGDIIQLREGAQEMIAAAAAIAKVAGAAAASAPHSSVLSSVAVTPVAQSYRPKSGSSMDGKDVAPPSVDSNPPTSQLLSAQNQHLNGLYFGSAGGPNVKILSKSKNPTDSNGLGLQSASASIGNGANLSSGGQSKGVSNGRPVPSFAGKPQGRMTGPVSTSRR
- the LOC116197000 gene encoding uncharacterized protein LOC116197000 isoform X6, with the translated sequence MEATSGVAATRGGSLAMSSPRKEWRAVSEHQSVRKPVDEELGRSNLSQSDERTIYEVQQGREPLDVDFSSITMDGTSENDYLQQRLHAVARQREDLQQMEIDLRARMIARSEITSIRNSFEAQVKEHADAVVKLQEQLHEKEQIICDLEKKMEEKDRELLAIKRDNEAAWAKEDLLREQKKELATFRRERDHSEAERLQHIKQIHDLQEHLQDKERQLIEMQDQHRVAQETIIYKDEQLREAQAWIARVQEMDALQSHSLQAELRERNEQYNQLWLGWQRQFIEMERFHLHTIQQLQLELAESKERSGSYTSESRVPPVNSKEASQFGQKDGTQLDANGSSRQSVGLSNGNSDNSSIASNGNAVTAVHPFVMHHNVPQTHVGHYQTIQPASAIQEWQNAQGVSEGSQLSNHSQLPQTQGDQNPLSSELKYDYQIAANGQTPQREFMDVHIGGDMELNSVNHSVAGERQVLESIEKNHLVSKPEQILQHISSQFRDSLSLHQHQQTDNTKGALSLTGYEADSQGVIADQPSSNVDISPPITTVNTETSAMDSTGSALSEPFISGRQTNVMAAAAKTPEPNLLDERSLLACIVRTIPAGGRIRISSTLPNRLGKMLSPLHWHDYKKKYGKLDDFVASHPEYFVIEGDIIQLREGAQEMIAAAAAIAKVAGAAAASAPHSSVLSSVAVTPVAQSYRPKSGSSMDGKDVAPPSVDSNPPTSQLLSAQNQHLNGLYFGSAGGPNVKILSKSKNPTDSNGLGLQSASASIGNGANLSSGGQSKGVSNGRPVPSFAGKPQGRMTGPVSTSRR